A single region of the Winslowiella toletana genome encodes:
- the yhjD gene encoding inner membrane protein YhjD, with translation MTDKQNQPNHPHEVAEEKPLISIKTGNKTVDHSITRVSRFVSWFQAIPAVAHFIRAGERFNDRLGSQFGAAITYFSFLSLIPILMVSFAAVGFILASHPTLLTELIDKIVSSISDPTLAQTLKNTVNTAIQQRTTVGLTGLLIALYSGISWMGNLREAIRAQSRDVWERNPTDKEKIYFRYTRDFISLTGLVLALIITLSLTSVAGSAQAAIVSALGLDHIEWLRPALTVIALSISIFANYLLFLWIFWILPRHKPRKKALLRGTLLAAIGFEVIKFIMTLTLPKLASSPSGAAFGSVLGLMAFFYFFARLTLFCAAWIATAQYKDDKIMPESVTDSGTQ, from the coding sequence ATGACGGACAAGCAAAATCAACCCAACCATCCCCATGAAGTGGCTGAAGAGAAGCCACTGATCTCCATTAAAACCGGTAATAAAACCGTTGATCACTCGATTACTCGCGTGTCACGTTTTGTCAGCTGGTTCCAGGCTATCCCAGCGGTGGCGCATTTTATCCGCGCGGGTGAACGTTTTAACGATCGTCTCGGCAGCCAGTTCGGCGCGGCGATTACCTACTTTTCCTTTTTATCGCTTATCCCGATTTTAATGGTCTCCTTTGCCGCCGTCGGCTTTATTCTCGCCTCGCATCCCACGCTGCTGACCGAACTGATCGATAAAATTGTCAGCAGTATCAGCGATCCGACGCTGGCTCAGACCCTGAAAAATACCGTGAATACGGCAATTCAGCAGCGCACCACCGTCGGCCTGACCGGTTTGTTGATTGCGCTCTATTCCGGGATTAGCTGGATGGGTAATCTGCGCGAGGCGATTCGCGCCCAGTCGCGCGATGTCTGGGAGCGGAATCCCACCGACAAAGAGAAGATTTACTTCAGATATACCCGCGACTTTATTTCGCTTACCGGTTTGGTGCTGGCGCTGATTATTACCCTGTCGCTGACTTCAGTGGCGGGTTCGGCGCAGGCAGCAATTGTCAGTGCCCTTGGTCTTGATCATATTGAATGGTTACGTCCGGCGCTGACGGTGATTGCCCTGTCGATTTCGATATTTGCCAACTATCTGTTGTTCTTATGGATTTTCTGGATTTTGCCGCGCCATAAACCCCGCAAAAAAGCGCTGTTACGCGGCACGTTGCTGGCGGCGATTGGCTTTGAAGTGATTAAATTTATTATGACCCTGACGCTACCAAAACTGGCCTCTTCCCCTTCGGGTGCCGCGTTTGGCTCGGTACTGGGGCTGATGGCGTTCTTCTACTTCTTCGCACGTCTGACGCTGTTTTGCGCCGCGTGGATTGCCACCGCGCAGTACAAAGATGACAAGATAATGCCAGAGTCAGTGACCGACTCAGGCACGCAATAA
- a CDS encoding dicarboxylate/amino acid:cation symporter, with product MKTSLFKSLYFQVLTAIAIGILLGHFYPDLGAQMKPLGDAFVKLIKMIIAPVIFCTVVTGIAGMESMKAVGRTGAVALLYFEIVSTIALIIGLLVVNIVQPGAGMNVDPATLDASAVAVYAQQAEQQGVIPFLLDIIPSSVIGAFASGNILQVLLFAILFGFALHRLGDKGTMIFNVIESFSKVIFGIINMIMRLAPIGAFGAMAFTIGKYGVGSLVQLGQLIICFYITCVLFVVVILGLISRYVGFNIFKFIGYIKEELLIVLGTSSSESALPRMLEKMERLGCKKSVVGLVIPTGYSFNLDGTSIYLTMAAVFIAQATNSHMDIVHQITLLVVLLLSSKGAAGVTGSGFIVLAATLSAVGHLPVAGLALILGIDRFMSEARALTNLIGNGVATVFVSKWVGQLDEKKMKETLSSSVKTEKTA from the coding sequence ATGAAAACATCACTGTTCAAAAGCCTTTATTTTCAAGTTCTTACTGCTATCGCCATCGGCATCCTGCTCGGGCATTTCTACCCGGATCTGGGCGCGCAGATGAAGCCACTTGGCGATGCATTCGTTAAACTGATTAAAATGATTATCGCCCCGGTCATCTTCTGTACGGTAGTTACCGGTATTGCCGGTATGGAAAGTATGAAGGCGGTCGGGCGAACCGGTGCGGTAGCACTGCTCTATTTCGAAATTGTCAGCACCATTGCGCTAATTATCGGACTGCTGGTGGTCAACATTGTGCAGCCTGGCGCCGGGATGAATGTCGACCCGGCCACGCTGGATGCCTCTGCGGTGGCGGTCTATGCCCAGCAGGCTGAGCAGCAAGGGGTAATACCGTTCCTGCTGGATATCATTCCTTCCAGCGTGATTGGCGCTTTCGCCAGCGGGAATATTTTGCAGGTACTGCTGTTTGCCATTCTGTTTGGTTTTGCCCTGCATCGCCTCGGTGATAAAGGCACGATGATTTTCAATGTCATTGAGAGCTTCTCCAAAGTGATCTTTGGCATCATTAATATGATTATGCGTCTGGCACCGATAGGCGCCTTCGGCGCGATGGCCTTTACCATTGGTAAATATGGCGTTGGCTCGCTGGTGCAGCTCGGACAGCTGATTATCTGCTTCTACATCACCTGTGTGCTGTTCGTGGTGGTGATTTTGGGGCTGATATCGCGTTACGTCGGCTTCAATATCTTCAAATTTATCGGTTACATCAAAGAAGAATTACTGATTGTGCTTGGCACCTCCTCTTCTGAATCAGCGCTGCCGCGCATGCTTGAGAAGATGGAGCGGCTGGGCTGTAAGAAATCGGTGGTGGGACTGGTGATTCCGACCGGCTACTCGTTTAATCTCGACGGCACCTCAATCTATCTGACTATGGCCGCGGTGTTTATCGCTCAGGCGACCAACAGCCATATGGATATCGTCCATCAGATTACCCTGCTGGTCGTGTTACTGCTGTCATCGAAAGGCGCGGCAGGCGTCACCGGCAGTGGGTTTATCGTGCTGGCTGCTACCCTCTCAGCGGTGGGCCATCTGCCGGTGGCGGGCCTGGCGCTGATCCTCGGTATCGACCGCTTTATGTCGGAAGCCCGTGCGCTGACTAACCTGATTGGTAACGGTGTGGCGACGGTGTTTGTTTCCAAATGGGTTGGACAGCTGGATGAGAAAAAGATGAAAGAAACGCTGTCGTCATCGGTTAAAACTGAAAAAACCGCCTGA
- a CDS encoding type II toxin-antitoxin system RelE/ParE family toxin, with protein MDLRDTLHLLASHPNISRTEDLTLLPGVFSLSYVIYYLQPPGGVEVIGVIHQSRMPKILLTRKL; from the coding sequence ATGGATTTGCGCGACACCCTGCATTTGCTGGCCTCTCATCCAAATATTAGCCGTACAGAAGATTTAACCCTGTTACCCGGAGTGTTCAGTTTAAGCTATGTGATTTATTACCTACAGCCGCCTGGCGGTGTTGAGGTGATCGGCGTTATTCATCAGAGCCGGATGCCGAAGATATTACTTACGCGAAAGCTGTAA
- a CDS encoding M16 family metallopeptidase has translation MQGTRLRLLVGGLLLATVSYTVQAETLQPDPAWQQGKLANGFNWQVLSTPQRPSDRVEIRLLVNTGSLVETAQQIGFSHLLPRLALVHNTALDTTQQRALWAQGIDPSRPLPPAVTSYDFTLYNLSLPNNRPEVVKDALSWLAATAGKMTINDQVVNTAINADNPVKTWPTNPQDVWWRYRLKGSLLLGHDPSEPAKAPVDINQLSSFYKQWYTPDAMTLFVVGNVDTRSLSEQINKAFSSLEGKREAPSPMPTLSPLPHQPVNLVNNDVSQDRLSLIWDTAWPPIRDSQNLTRYWQSDLAREALFWHVQRVLSDSKAQGVQVGFDCRVLYQRAQCGINMDSSNSTLLENMNLIARELANIRDNGLPKDEFDALMVQKTAELNKLFATYARTSTDVLMSQRLRSQQNAVVDIAPEQYQKLRQAFLSELTLPMLNQELRQQLTQELTMVLMQPQGEAETNVKSLQESWQRIMTPATAASAPADNNKPEVSDIPVPQS, from the coding sequence ATGCAGGGCACCAGATTACGTCTTTTGGTTGGTGGGTTGTTACTGGCAACAGTCAGTTACACGGTGCAGGCTGAAACACTACAACCAGATCCTGCCTGGCAGCAGGGGAAATTAGCAAATGGATTTAACTGGCAGGTGCTCAGTACGCCGCAGCGCCCCAGTGACCGGGTCGAAATTCGACTGCTGGTGAATACCGGATCGTTGGTGGAGACCGCCCAACAGATCGGATTCAGCCACTTATTACCACGTCTGGCGCTGGTGCATAATACCGCGCTGGATACTACGCAGCAGCGAGCACTGTGGGCCCAGGGCATCGACCCAAGCCGCCCATTGCCGCCTGCCGTTACCTCGTATGATTTCACCCTTTATAATCTCAGCCTGCCGAACAATCGCCCGGAAGTGGTCAAAGATGCCCTGAGCTGGCTGGCCGCTACTGCCGGCAAAATGACGATTAACGATCAGGTGGTGAATACTGCGATCAATGCTGATAACCCGGTGAAAACCTGGCCGACGAATCCCCAGGATGTCTGGTGGCGCTACCGGCTAAAAGGCTCACTGTTATTGGGGCACGATCCCTCTGAACCCGCCAAAGCGCCTGTTGATATCAACCAGCTGAGCAGCTTCTACAAGCAGTGGTATACCCCTGATGCGATGACCCTGTTTGTGGTCGGTAATGTCGATACCCGCAGCTTGTCAGAGCAGATTAATAAAGCGTTCTCCTCGCTGGAAGGCAAGCGTGAAGCGCCTTCACCGATGCCGACTCTTTCGCCGTTGCCGCATCAGCCGGTCAATCTGGTGAATAATGACGTCAGCCAGGATCGCCTGTCGCTAATATGGGATACCGCCTGGCCGCCGATTCGTGATTCACAAAACCTGACGCGTTACTGGCAGAGTGACCTGGCACGTGAGGCGCTGTTCTGGCATGTGCAGCGGGTGCTGAGTGACAGTAAAGCGCAGGGCGTGCAGGTGGGTTTCGATTGCCGTGTGCTGTATCAGCGCGCCCAGTGCGGAATTAATATGGATTCCAGCAACAGTACGTTACTGGAAAATATGAATCTCATTGCCCGCGAGCTGGCGAATATTCGTGATAACGGCCTGCCAAAGGATGAGTTTGATGCGCTGATGGTGCAGAAAACCGCTGAGCTGAACAAGCTGTTTGCTACCTATGCGCGCACCAGTACTGATGTGCTGATGAGTCAGCGTCTGCGCTCGCAGCAGAATGCGGTGGTGGATATCGCTCCTGAGCAGTATCAGAAACTGCGCCAGGCCTTCCTGTCTGAATTAACGCTGCCGATGTTAAATCAGGAGTTACGTCAGCAGCTAACGCAGGAACTGACCATGGTGCTGATGCAGCCGCAGGGTGAAGCCGAAACCAATGTCAAATCACTGCAGGAGAGCTGGCAGCGCATTATGACTCCGGCGACTGCGGCCAGCGCACCGGCTGACAACAATAAACCGGAAGTGTCAGATATTCCGGTTCCGCAGTCCTGA
- the pdeH gene encoding cyclic-guanylate-specific phosphodiesterase: MMLKKISHRLPSSIVVQKHQEERLFWKQCQRLYTFQPIYQVTGRLMAIELLTAVFHPAAPSQRLSPEDYFAALDISQRLHIVQEQLELLIQWESKFIDGDLVASVNIDGPSLLAIQHHHNIRALIARLPWVRFELVEHHVLPQEEIVAQMPELGPLWLDDFGSGMANFSALTELKYDYIKLARELFVLLRATEEGRNLFLMLLALINRYCKGVIVEGVETAEEWAQVQSSSAFAAQGYFFSRPLPFEQLTDIPLQLI, from the coding sequence ATGATGCTGAAAAAAATCAGTCATCGGCTTCCTTCCTCAATTGTTGTGCAAAAACATCAGGAAGAGCGTCTGTTCTGGAAACAGTGTCAGCGATTGTACACTTTTCAGCCGATCTACCAGGTCACTGGTCGCTTGATGGCAATTGAGTTGCTTACCGCGGTGTTTCATCCTGCCGCGCCGAGTCAAAGGTTATCGCCCGAAGACTATTTTGCCGCGCTTGATATTTCACAGCGGTTACATATCGTCCAGGAACAGCTTGAGCTACTGATCCAGTGGGAAAGTAAATTTATTGATGGTGATCTGGTCGCTTCCGTCAATATCGACGGGCCATCGCTATTAGCCATACAGCATCACCACAACATTCGGGCATTGATTGCCCGGCTGCCTTGGGTGCGCTTTGAGCTGGTTGAGCATCACGTATTACCACAGGAAGAGATTGTCGCGCAGATGCCTGAACTTGGCCCACTGTGGCTGGACGACTTTGGCTCCGGCATGGCAAATTTTTCTGCACTGACCGAATTAAAGTATGACTACATCAAGCTGGCGCGTGAGCTGTTTGTTCTGCTGCGCGCCACCGAAGAAGGCCGTAATCTTTTTCTGATGTTGCTGGCGTTAATCAATCGCTACTGTAAGGGCGTGATTGTTGAAGGTGTGGAAACTGCGGAGGAGTGGGCGCAGGTGCAAAGCTCTTCAGCCTTTGCTGCACAAGGCTATTTTTTCTCGCGGCCGTTACCGTTTGAGCAGCTGACGGATATTCCTCTGCAACTGATCTGA
- a CDS encoding MFS transporter yields the protein MQASIAPTLDAEHDATPVNSRGKVLVASLVGTAIEFFDFYIYATAAVIVFPHIFFPQGDATVATLQSLATFAIAFIARPIGSAVFGHFGDRVGRKATLVASLLTMGISTVVIGLLPSYETIGVFAPLLLALARFGQGLGLGGEWGGAALLATENAPAKKRALYGSFPQLGAPIGFFFANGTFLLLSWLLSDEQFMEWGWRVPFILSAVLVLIGLYVRVSLHESPVFAKVQKANAQVKVPIGTLFSKHMKATIIGTFIMLATYTLFYIMTVYSMSYGTAAEPIGLGYSRNSFLWMLMVAVIGFGITVPIAGVLADRFGRRKTMIVITLMIIAFSLLFPSMLGSGNQWVVMGFLLLGLSIMGLTFGPMGALLPELFPTEVRYTGASFSYNLSSILGASVAPYIATWLATTYGLYAVGLYLAAMACLTLLALIASKETRHQTL from the coding sequence ATGCAAGCCTCCATCGCACCAACTCTCGACGCCGAACACGATGCCACACCAGTAAACTCACGCGGAAAAGTGCTGGTCGCTTCGCTGGTCGGCACAGCTATCGAATTCTTCGATTTCTATATTTATGCCACGGCAGCGGTTATCGTCTTCCCGCATATTTTCTTCCCACAGGGCGATGCCACCGTTGCCACGCTACAGTCGCTGGCGACTTTTGCCATTGCCTTTATTGCACGCCCCATTGGTTCTGCGGTGTTTGGCCACTTCGGCGACCGCGTAGGCCGCAAAGCCACGCTGGTTGCTTCGCTACTGACCATGGGTATTTCAACCGTAGTAATTGGCCTGCTGCCCAGCTACGAGACCATTGGCGTATTCGCTCCTCTGCTGCTGGCGCTGGCGCGCTTTGGTCAGGGCCTCGGTCTTGGCGGCGAATGGGGCGGCGCAGCGCTACTGGCAACCGAAAATGCCCCGGCGAAGAAGCGGGCACTGTATGGCTCTTTCCCACAGCTGGGAGCACCGATTGGTTTCTTCTTTGCCAACGGCACCTTCCTGCTGCTCTCATGGCTGTTAAGCGATGAGCAATTTATGGAATGGGGCTGGCGCGTCCCGTTTATTCTCTCGGCGGTGCTGGTGCTGATCGGCCTATATGTCCGCGTATCGCTGCATGAATCGCCGGTGTTCGCCAAAGTACAGAAAGCCAATGCGCAGGTTAAAGTTCCGATTGGCACCCTGTTCAGTAAGCATATGAAGGCAACGATTATCGGCACCTTTATTATGCTGGCGACCTATACGCTGTTTTATATTATGACTGTTTACTCAATGAGTTACGGAACCGCAGCTGAACCAATTGGTCTGGGTTATTCACGTAATAGCTTCCTGTGGATGCTGATGGTGGCAGTCATTGGTTTTGGTATTACCGTGCCAATTGCCGGTGTACTGGCGGATCGCTTTGGCCGTCGTAAAACCATGATTGTGATTACCCTGATGATTATCGCCTTCTCGCTGCTGTTCCCGTCGATGCTGGGTTCAGGTAATCAATGGGTGGTGATGGGCTTTCTGTTGCTGGGTCTGAGTATTATGGGCCTGACTTTTGGCCCAATGGGTGCGCTGCTGCCGGAGCTGTTCCCGACCGAAGTGCGGTATACCGGTGCATCATTCTCCTACAACCTGTCGTCAATTCTTGGCGCTTCAGTGGCACCTTACATCGCCACCTGGCTGGCAACCACCTATGGTCTGTATGCGGTGGGTTTATACCTCGCCGCGATGGCCTGCCTGACGCTGCTGGCGCTGATCGCCTCGAAAGAGACGCGACACCAGACGCTTTGA
- a CDS encoding LysR family transcriptional regulator: MDKIHAMQVFVRVAEMQSFTRAAESLGLPKGSVSRQLQALENQMGVRLLHRTTRRVQLTQDGMIYYERCRDLLATLDEMDSLFQHDPATLSGRLRVDMPVSLASNFVIPRLPEFLQHYPAIELELSSSDRLVDVISEGFDCVVRVGTLKDSGLIARPLGHLPMINCASPNYLTRFGTPQTLDDLSQHAMVHYSQQLGSPPVGFEFFDGQRCHIIQTGGVMTVNSTETYRAACIAGLGIIQVPRVGVQSELKAKTLQEVLPAFCAQPMPVSLIYPHRRNLARRVQVFMEWLTQAMKRYAE, translated from the coding sequence ATGGATAAAATTCACGCTATGCAGGTTTTTGTCAGAGTAGCTGAAATGCAGAGTTTCACCCGCGCCGCCGAAAGCCTGGGTCTGCCTAAAGGCAGCGTTTCGCGCCAGTTACAGGCACTGGAAAATCAGATGGGCGTCCGGCTGTTGCATCGCACTACGCGGCGCGTCCAGCTAACCCAGGACGGCATGATCTACTATGAGCGCTGTCGCGACCTGCTGGCGACGCTGGATGAGATGGATTCACTGTTCCAGCACGATCCCGCCACTCTCAGCGGACGGCTGCGGGTGGATATGCCGGTCAGTCTGGCGAGTAATTTTGTTATTCCACGGCTGCCGGAATTTTTACAGCACTATCCGGCGATTGAGCTGGAACTCAGCAGCAGCGACCGGCTGGTTGATGTAATCAGTGAAGGCTTTGATTGTGTGGTGCGCGTCGGTACGCTGAAGGATTCCGGCCTGATCGCCCGTCCGCTGGGACATCTGCCAATGATAAATTGCGCCAGCCCGAACTATCTGACCCGTTTTGGTACGCCGCAAACGTTGGATGATTTGTCACAACATGCGATGGTGCACTACAGCCAGCAGCTGGGTAGCCCACCCGTTGGGTTTGAGTTTTTTGATGGTCAGCGTTGCCATATCATTCAGACCGGGGGCGTAATGACGGTAAACAGTACCGAAACTTATCGCGCAGCCTGCATCGCTGGATTAGGGATTATTCAGGTGCCCCGCGTTGGGGTACAGAGCGAATTAAAAGCGAAAACGCTGCAAGAGGTGCTACCGGCATTTTGCGCCCAGCCGATGCCGGTTTCACTGATTTACCCACACCGGCGTAACCTGGCTCGTCGGGTGCAGGTGTTTATGGAATGGCTGACTCAGGCGATGAAACGCTACGCAGAGTGA
- a CDS encoding 2-dehydro-3-deoxygluconokinase: MTHKKIAIIGECMIELSQKGADLSRGFGGDTLNTAVYLARQLPAGTIAVEYVTALGTDTFSNEMIDAWQQENVSTTLVQRMENKLPGLYFIETDAAGERTFWYWRNEAAARYWLESERADEICEELALFDYLYLSGISLAILNDNSRARLMTLLAECRGNGGKVIFDNNYRPRLWQSREEAQQTYAAMLACTDIAFLTLDDETLLWGEATIEQVVARTLAAGVEEIVIKRGAESCLVATGDTPLVEVPAVRLASDKVVDTTAAGDSFSAGYLAVRLSGGSAEQAAGRGHLTASTVIQHRGAIIPKSAMPQ; this comes from the coding sequence ATGACGCATAAAAAAATTGCCATCATTGGCGAATGCATGATTGAACTGTCGCAAAAAGGCGCAGATTTAAGCCGTGGATTTGGCGGTGATACCCTGAACACCGCGGTCTACCTCGCACGTCAGTTGCCCGCCGGCACGATCGCGGTCGAGTATGTCACCGCGCTGGGAACCGATACCTTCAGCAACGAAATGATTGACGCCTGGCAGCAGGAAAATGTCAGTACCACGCTGGTCCAGCGCATGGAAAACAAACTGCCAGGGCTCTATTTTATCGAAACTGATGCTGCGGGAGAGCGCACTTTCTGGTACTGGCGCAATGAAGCGGCCGCCCGTTACTGGCTGGAAAGCGAACGCGCCGATGAAATTTGTGAAGAGTTGGCGCTGTTCGATTATCTCTATCTGAGCGGTATCAGCCTGGCAATTCTTAACGACAACAGCCGTGCCCGACTGATGACGCTGTTAGCCGAGTGTCGCGGTAACGGCGGTAAGGTGATTTTTGATAACAACTATCGCCCGCGCTTGTGGCAAAGCCGTGAAGAGGCGCAGCAGACTTACGCCGCGATGCTGGCCTGCACCGATATCGCGTTTCTGACGCTGGATGATGAAACCCTACTGTGGGGTGAAGCGACCATTGAGCAGGTTGTGGCGCGCACGCTTGCTGCGGGCGTTGAAGAGATTGTGATTAAACGCGGTGCCGAATCCTGCCTGGTTGCGACCGGTGATACGCCATTAGTCGAAGTGCCTGCGGTCAGACTCGCCAGCGACAAAGTGGTGGATACTACCGCAGCAGGTGACTCTTTCAGCGCCGGTTATCTTGCGGTACGCTTATCCGGCGGCAGTGCAGAGCAGGCCGCCGGGCGCGGTCACCTGACGGCCAGTACCGTTATTCAGCACCGCGGGGCGATCATTCCCAAAAGTGCTATGCCACAATAA
- a CDS encoding type II toxin-antitoxin system prevent-host-death family antitoxin: protein MIFELVELRWTILSLAPLAFEPLMKTQREPIEISKHGKRVAVLISAEE from the coding sequence ATGATTTTCGAATTAGTCGAACTAAGGTGGACCATCCTGTCATTAGCACCTTTAGCTTTTGAGCCGCTGATGAAAACGCAGCGCGAACCGATTGAGATCAGTAAACACGGTAAACGCGTTGCTGTTCTGATTTCTGCAGAAGAATAG
- a CDS encoding AsmA family protein codes for MSRSGKIISWIVGIFLLLVIIVVLVIAFFDWNRLKPTINQKVSTELNRPFAIRGDLGVAWQRNRDEPGWRSWIPWPHVHAEDIMLGNPPEIPEVSMVHLQRVDATLAPLALIGKQVWIPWIKLQQPDAKLIQTADGKNNWTFNLAESENKDDSQTPSAWSFRLDNIMFDRGQIDYRDEINKAKVQILVDPLGKPVPYGQLAGGDDKQENAADFVFGWKARGTYNNEQLNGDGKIGGMLSLRSKTTPFPIQADVRNGTTRVRIAGIVQDPMNLGGVDLRLRFSGDTLANLYGLTGVLLPDTPPYETDGRLQARFQQKGGAVFRYQNFNGKIGDSDIHGTLTYSQGKPRPKLEGSLESRQLRMADLGPLIGVDSGKGSEKTKQAKAKRGEASSQPADRVLPHDKFDTKSWDVMDADVKFSGKRIEHSNSLPISDLYTHLVLKKGDLRLDPLRFAMAGGNLNSTIHLEGDRTPMRGRADIHARKLKLRQLFPGVEAMQSSLGQMNGDATLSGTGNSVADLLATSNGNLKLLMNDGLISRSLMEIVGLNVGNYLVGKLFGDDEVRINCAAADLNVRNGLASTRLFVFDTENAVINISGTVNFANERLDLSIDPESKGMRIITLRSPLYVRGTFKNPDAGVKAGPLIARGAAAVALGAVVAPAAALLALISTSDGDDNQCSNVLQQMKSKK; via the coding sequence ATGTCGCGTAGTGGGAAAATAATAAGCTGGATCGTCGGGATTTTTTTGTTGCTGGTGATCATTGTGGTACTGGTTATTGCTTTCTTTGACTGGAACCGCCTGAAACCCACCATCAACCAGAAAGTCTCGACGGAGCTAAACAGACCCTTCGCTATTCGGGGCGATCTGGGTGTCGCCTGGCAGCGCAATCGTGATGAACCGGGCTGGCGTAGCTGGATACCCTGGCCGCATGTGCACGCCGAAGATATTATGCTCGGCAACCCGCCTGAAATTCCTGAAGTCAGCATGGTGCATCTGCAACGAGTCGATGCCACGCTGGCACCGTTAGCGCTGATCGGTAAGCAGGTGTGGATTCCGTGGATCAAACTGCAGCAGCCGGATGCCAAACTGATCCAGACCGCCGACGGTAAAAATAACTGGACGTTTAATCTGGCAGAGAGCGAAAACAAGGATGACAGTCAGACACCATCTGCCTGGTCATTCCGTCTTGATAATATTATGTTTGATCGCGGGCAAATCGACTATCGCGACGAAATCAATAAAGCCAAAGTGCAGATACTGGTTGATCCGCTGGGCAAACCGGTGCCTTACGGCCAGCTGGCTGGCGGTGACGATAAACAGGAAAATGCGGCCGATTTTGTTTTCGGCTGGAAAGCGCGCGGTACCTACAATAATGAGCAGTTGAACGGCGATGGCAAAATCGGCGGCATGCTCTCTTTACGCAGTAAAACGACTCCATTCCCGATTCAGGCTGACGTGCGCAATGGCACCACTCGCGTTCGTATTGCGGGTATCGTGCAGGACCCGATGAATCTGGGAGGCGTTGATCTGCGCCTGCGCTTTTCAGGTGATACGCTGGCCAATCTGTATGGTCTGACCGGCGTGCTCCTGCCGGACACGCCGCCTTATGAAACCGATGGTCGCTTGCAGGCGCGTTTCCAGCAAAAAGGCGGCGCGGTATTCCGCTATCAGAACTTTAACGGCAAGATTGGCGACAGCGATATTCACGGTACTCTGACTTACAGCCAGGGTAAACCACGGCCAAAACTGGAAGGTTCACTTGAGTCACGCCAGCTGCGTATGGCTGATTTGGGGCCGCTGATCGGCGTCGATTCGGGTAAAGGCAGTGAGAAAACCAAACAGGCGAAGGCAAAACGCGGTGAAGCCTCTTCTCAGCCAGCCGATCGGGTACTACCGCATGATAAATTCGATACCAAAAGCTGGGACGTGATGGATGCGGATGTGAAGTTCAGCGGTAAGCGTATTGAACACAGCAATTCGCTACCGATAAGCGATCTTTACACTCATCTGGTGTTGAAGAAGGGGGATTTGCGCCTCGACCCGCTGCGGTTTGCCATGGCCGGTGGCAACCTGAATTCCACCATTCATTTAGAAGGTGACAGAACGCCGATGCGCGGACGCGCCGATATTCACGCGCGCAAGCTGAAGCTGCGCCAGCTCTTCCCAGGTGTGGAGGCGATGCAGAGCAGTCTGGGGCAGATGAACGGTGATGCGACGCTGAGCGGTACCGGCAATTCGGTGGCTGACTTGCTGGCAACCAGCAACGGTAATTTGAAATTACTGATGAATGACGGTTTGATCAGCCGCAGCCTGATGGAGATTGTTGGACTCAACGTCGGTAACTACCTGGTCGGCAAACTGTTTGGCGATGACGAGGTGCGCATTAACTGCGCCGCCGCCGACCTCAATGTACGCAACGGCCTGGCATCAACGCGGCTGTTTGTGTTTGATACTGAAAATGCGGTGATTAATATTTCCGGCACCGTCAATTTTGCTAATGAGCGGCTCGATTTGTCGATCGATCCGGAAAGTAAGGGCATGCGCATTATTACCCTGCGTTCACCGCTGTATGTGCGCGGCACCTTTAAAAATCCGGATGCTGGTGTGAAAGCCGGCCCACTGATTGCACGCGGTGCGGCGGCCGTGGCACTGGGCGCGGTGGTTGCACCTGCGGCAGCGTTGCTGGCACTGATTTCAACCAGCGATGGTGATGATAATCAGTGCAGTAATGTGTTGCAGCAGATGAAGTCGAAGAAGTAG